The sequence TTGAGATGCACGAACCGTATCTCGTGAACGACAATTTAAGTGTTCTATCAGAGCACCTAAAAACCGGTAACCTCGACCAAGGATTTGCAACTAAATGGCGGATTCGATATGATACTCAAGCCAAATATTTAGTTCACAAGTTATCATCTTTATTGCACGTTCTCGAGAGTCATGACATTTTTGACAACTCACTTATAGTGGTGACCAGTGACCACGGACAACTATTGGGGGAACATGGTAGGATTGGCCATGGTAATTTTCTGTATGATGAGTTGCTAAGGGTTCCTCTACTCATAAAATATCCTTCCTTTATGGATGTCCACACCTCCAACTGTATCGATGATGAATGGAAGTGGATAAGTTTAAATTCTTTAAAATCTCTCACAGTGAATATTGCTATGAACAAGAAGGGAGTA comes from Thermococcus sp. M36 and encodes:
- a CDS encoding sulfatase-like hydrolase/transferase produces the protein MHEPYLVNDNLSVLSEHLKTGNLDQGFATKWRIRYDTQAKYLVHKLSSLLHVLESHDIFDNSLIVVTSDHGQLLGEHGRIGHGNFLYDELLRVPLLIKYPSFMDVHTSNCIDDEWKWISLNSLKSLTVNIAMNKKGV